The genomic stretch TTCGATGGTCTTCTGGCCGCCGGTGAGCTTCTGGAGGACGGCGGTGAGGCGGACGCTGACGGTAGGCGTGGCCGTGCTGGTCATGTCGGGTGGTTCTCCGGGAGGTGGGGTATACGGCGGGCTAGCCGCCGAACGGCGCGGCGGCGTGGGGGATGGGCGCACCGCAGAAGGCTTCGTAGTCGATCAGCTCGTGGATGGTGGGGTTGTCGCCGCAGAGCGGGCAGTTGGGGTCGCGGCGGATTTTGACGATGCGGAACTCGAGGGTGAGGGCATCGTAGAGGAGGAGGCGGTTCACGAGGGGTTCGCCGATTTCGAGGATGAGCTTGAGGACTTCGGTGGCCTGGATGCTGCCGATGGTGGCGCACATGGCGCCGAGGACGCCGGCTTCGGCGCAGCTGGGGACCATGCCGGGCGGCGGCGGGGCCGGGTAGAGGCAGCGGTAGCATCCCTTGCCGGGGAGGTAGGTGGTGGCCTGCCCGTCGAACATGAGGATGGAGCCATCGACGAGCGGCTTCTTGAGCAGGTAGCAGGCATCGTTGACGAGGTAGCGGGTGGCGAAGTTGTCGGCGCCGTTCACCACGATGTCGTACTGGCTGATGATCTCCATGGCGTTGTCGCTGGTGATCGGCGTTTCGTGGGTGACGACCTCGATGTTCGGGTTGTGGGCGAGGAGGGTTTCGCGGGCCGACTGGACTTTCGGCTTCCCGATGTCGTCGGTCTGGTGGAGGATTTGGCGCTGGAGGTTGGAGCGGTCGACGACGTCAAAGTCGACGATGCCGATGGTGCCGACGCCGGCGAGGGCGAGGTAGAGGGCGACGGGGGAGCCGAGGCCGCCGGCGCCGATGATGAGGACCCGCGACTCGATGATTTTGCGCTGACCGGCGCTGCCGACCTGGGGCATGATGATGTGGCGGCTGTACCGCTCGACCATCTCGGGGGTGAGGGCGGTGGGTGCGCCGCCGGCAAGGGCGGGGATGACGGCGACCTCATCGCCTTCATGGAGCTCGGTGGCTTCGTCGGCGAGGTTTTCGATTTCGACCTGGTTGACGTAGATGTTGATGTGGCGGGCGCGCTTGCCGGAGCTATCGACGAGCTGGGCGCGGAAGCCGGGGTACTGGCGGTCGAGGTCGTCGATGATGTCGCGGACGGTGACGCCGGTAGCACGCACGTTCGCGCGGTTGCCGACGAGGTGGCGAAACGGCGTGGGGATGTAGACGTTGACTGACACGGGGGTCCTCCTTCGGCTGCGGTCGGCTGGATTATCGTTGCACATTGCAACTCTCCCTGCGCGTGGGCGCGGGCGGCGGCTGGGGTTACATGTTGACGCTGAGGTAGCGCTCTCCAGTGTCGCAGATGACGGTGACGACCGTCTTGCCGGCGCCGAGGCGCTCGGCGATTTTGCGGGCGGCGAAGACGTTGGCGCCAGCGGAGATGCCGGCGAGGATGCCTTCTTCGCGGGCGAGCTTCTTCGACCACTGGACGGCGTCGCGGTCTTCGACGCGGATGATTTCGTTGTAGACCTGGCGGTCGAGGACGCCGGGGATGAAGCTGGCGCCGATGCCCTGGATGGCGTGCATGCCGGCGCGGCCGCCGGAGAGGACGGGCGAGCGGGCCGGTTCGACGGCGACGATGTGGACGCGGTCGCCGAGTTCGGCGCGGAGGACGTGGCCGACGCCGGTAATGGTGCCGCCGGTGCCGACGCCGGCGACGAAGGCGTCGATGCGGCCGCCGGTGGCTTCGAGGATTTCACGTGCGGTGGTCTGCTCGTGGATGGCAGGGTTGGCGGGGTTTTCGAACTGCTGGGGCATGAAGTAGTCGGGGTGTTCGCGGCAGAGTTCCTGGGCGGCGAAGACGGCGCCGGTCATGCCTTCGATGGCCGGGGTGAGAACGAGTTCAGCGCCGTACCGTTCGAGGAGGCGGCGGCGCTCGACGGACATGTCTTCGGGCATGGTGAGGATGAGCCGGTAGCCTTTGACGGCGGCGACGAGGGCGAGGCCGATGCCGGTGTTGCCGGAGGTGGGCTCGACGATGGTGGAGCCGGGGGCGAGGCGGCCGGAGCGCTCTGCTTCCTCGATCATGGCGAGGGCGATGCGGTCTTTGACGCTGCCGCCGGGGTTGAGGCTTTCCATTTTGCCGAGGACGGTGGCGGCGTCCTGGGGAATGACGCGCTTGAGGCGGACGAGGGGGGTTCCCCCGATGAGGTCGAGGACGGAATCGGCGACCAGTGGGCGCCCGGTTGGCACGGTCATATCACCCATCTCCCGGCGACAGCGGTGGGCTCGCGTTCGAGCAGGTCGGCGACGGTGTAGGCGGAGAGGATCTCCTCAGTGGCTTTGCGGATGCGCTCCCAGATTTCGCGCTGGCCGCACTGGTGGGGGTGGTCGGTCATTTCGGGGGGTTCATCGAGCCAGGCGACGGGGGAGAGGGAGCCTTCGAGGGCCTCGATGACTTCCTTGACGGTAATCTGGTCGGGCGGGCGGACGAGTTCGTGGCCGCCGGAGGGCCCGCGGACGCTGCGGATGAAGCCGGCCTTGCGGAGGGTGGCGAGGAGCTGGTCGAGGTACTGCTCAGGGATGTGGCGGCGGAGGGCGATTTCGGAGGACTGGAGTGGGCCGCCGCCGTAGTTGGCGGCGAGTTCGATGAGGGCGCGGAGCCCGTAATCGCCGCGGGTGGAGACGCGCATGGGGCGGGTGGGGTTCCTCTCGTCAAAAGTCGAGTGATTTGCTCAACAATGGTACGAGGTAGCGGAGGGGAATGCAAGGGAGGAGGGAGCCCAACCGCCGGTGCCGCCGCCCCGCCGAGGGAGGAGGGAGGAGGGAGCCCCGCCGCCCGCGCCGCTGCCCCGCCGGGGGAGGAGGGAGGAGGGAACCCCGCCGCCCGCGCCGCTGCCCCGCCGGGGGAGGAGGGAGGAGGGAGCCCCGCCACGCCCGCCCCGGCCCCGCCGGGGGAGGAGGGAGGAGGGAGGTGGGAGGTGGGAGCTGAGAGAGCATCTCATCCCTCATCCCTCATCCCTCATCCCTCATCCCTCATCCCTCATCCCTCATCCCTCATCCCTCATCCCTCATCCCTCATCCCTCATCCCTCATCCCTCATCCCTCATCCCTCATCCCTCATCCCTCATCCCTCATCCCTCATCCCTCATCCCTCATCCCTCATCCCTCATCCCTCATCCGATCGGTGTTCTCTTTGGGTGCGGGGGCGGTCTGCTAGGCTGTGGGTGCCCGCGCTGGCAAGGCGTTGCGGGCGGAGGGTTCGAGCATGGGTGATGAATCGACGATGGGGACGCCCGGTAGCGCCGGGGCGCCGGGGGCTCCCGGGGGCCGGGGCCGCAGCCCCAGGAGGCGCGGCCGCAGGCGGGGACGCCCGTCGTGGGCTACGGGCCGGGGCTGCAGGCCTGGTACAGCGGGCCGTATCCGCCGCCGGGGGCGCGCGAGGGGACCTGGACGATGATCTGGCGGACCGGCGTGAAGGCGGTCGTGGCGGCGGGGTGCTTCGGCGTGACGCTGGGGTTTGCGTTCTTCCTGCCGGTCATCATCCTCGCGGTCATCATCGCTGCGGTCTCGGATTCGGGCGGGAACGGCGAGGATGTGGTGTACGGCGAGGCCGATGCCCCGGGGAAACTGCTCTCCATCCCGGTGACGGGGGTGATCCTCGGGGAGGAGCTGGAGCCTTCGGGGTTTTTCGGGCTGCCGGGCGTGGTGTACGGGTATGAGGTGCGTGAGAAGCTGCGGAAGGCGGCCGAGGACAAGGACGTCGCCGGGGTGATTCTCGAGTTCGAAACGCCGGGCGGGACGATCTTCGGGGCGCGGGCGATTGCGGCCGGGATCGAGGAGTACCGGTCGAAGACCGGGAAGCCGGTAGTGGCGTTCGTGGCGGGGCTGAGCGCCTCGGGCGGGATGTACGCGATGGCGCCGGCGGACCTGATCGTGGCGGACTACGGCAGCCTCGTCGGGAGCATCGGGGTGACGATGGGAGCGGTGGAGTACTGGGACGGGATCTTCGCGACCGAGGGCGGCATTTTCGGCGGCGGGGTGACCACGCGGAACGGCATTATCTTCCAGCCGATCACGGCGGGCCGTTCGAAGGACGTGGGGGCGCCGTACCGGCCGCTGACGGAGCAGGAGAAGGCCGAGCTGCAGCGGGGCGTGGACAACGAGTACGCGGAGTTCGTGCGGTATGTGGCGGCCAAGCGGGAGATCCCGGAGGCGACGATCCGGGACCGGATCGGGGCGATGGTGTACGACAACCGGACAGCGGAGGAGCTCGGGCTGATCGACGGGACGGCGGACCGGCCTGAGGCGTACGCGCGGGCCGCGGCGCTGGCGGGGCTGGAGGCCGGGAAGTTCCGGGTGGTGCGGGAGTCCGGGGGGGTGTCGTTCTGGTCGGGCGTGCTGGGGAGGCTCGGGCTGCGCAGGGAGGATCGTTCGCCGGCAGCGGCTGAGGGGCCGACGCGCATCTGCTTCCCGGCGCACGCGATCCTGGCCTACTACGGTGACCCGGTGGCGCTCTGCGCGCGGGGGCGATAGCGGGCGCGCCGGGGGGCGCATGCCGGACAACGCGGACGGGGGCCGGAGTACCCGGCCCCCGTCGCACGAGGGGAAAAGACAGGAGGAGCGCCCGGCTACTTTTCG from Tepidiforma thermophila encodes the following:
- the cysK gene encoding cysteine synthase A codes for the protein MTVPTGRPLVADSVLDLIGGTPLVRLKRVIPQDAATVLGKMESLNPGGSVKDRIALAMIEEAERSGRLAPGSTIVEPTSGNTGIGLALVAAVKGYRLILTMPEDMSVERRRLLERYGAELVLTPAIEGMTGAVFAAQELCREHPDYFMPQQFENPANPAIHEQTTAREILEATGGRIDAFVAGVGTGGTITGVGHVLRAELGDRVHIVAVEPARSPVLSGGRAGMHAIQGIGASFIPGVLDRQVYNEIIRVEDRDAVQWSKKLAREEGILAGISAGANVFAARKIAERLGAGKTVVTVICDTGERYLSVNM
- a CDS encoding S49 family peptidase → MGYGPGLQAWYSGPYPPPGAREGTWTMIWRTGVKAVVAAGCFGVTLGFAFFLPVIILAVIIAAVSDSGGNGEDVVYGEADAPGKLLSIPVTGVILGEELEPSGFFGLPGVVYGYEVREKLRKAAEDKDVAGVILEFETPGGTIFGARAIAAGIEEYRSKTGKPVVAFVAGLSASGGMYAMAPADLIVADYGSLVGSIGVTMGAVEYWDGIFATEGGIFGGGVTTRNGIIFQPITAGRSKDVGAPYRPLTEQEKAELQRGVDNEYAEFVRYVAAKREIPEATIRDRIGAMVYDNRTAEELGLIDGTADRPEAYARAAALAGLEAGKFRVVRESGGVSFWSGVLGRLGLRREDRSPAAAEGPTRICFPAHAILAYYGDPVALCARGR
- the moeB gene encoding molybdopterin-synthase adenylyltransferase MoeB gives rise to the protein MSVNVYIPTPFRHLVGNRANVRATGVTVRDIIDDLDRQYPGFRAQLVDSSGKRARHINIYVNQVEIENLADEATELHEGDEVAVIPALAGGAPTALTPEMVERYSRHIIMPQVGSAGQRKIIESRVLIIGAGGLGSPVALYLALAGVGTIGIVDFDVVDRSNLQRQILHQTDDIGKPKVQSARETLLAHNPNIEVVTHETPITSDNAMEIISQYDIVVNGADNFATRYLVNDACYLLKKPLVDGSILMFDGQATTYLPGKGCYRCLYPAPPPPGMVPSCAEAGVLGAMCATIGSIQATEVLKLILEIGEPLVNRLLLYDALTLEFRIVKIRRDPNCPLCGDNPTIHELIDYEAFCGAPIPHAAAPFGG
- a CDS encoding RrF2 family transcriptional regulator, encoding MRVSTRGDYGLRALIELAANYGGGPLQSSEIALRRHIPEQYLDQLLATLRKAGFIRSVRGPSGGHELVRPPDQITVKEVIEALEGSLSPVAWLDEPPEMTDHPHQCGQREIWERIRKATEEILSAYTVADLLEREPTAVAGRWVI